Proteins encoded in a region of the Nocardia asteroides genome:
- a CDS encoding FHA domain-containing protein, whose translation MQGLILQLTRAGFLLLLWLFVWAVLRTLRSDIYAASGIRIQPRAARGSAVLPSFSRGQKGAKFLVVTQGSLAGTRISLGTQPVLIGRADDSTLVLTDDYASTRHARLSPRGDDWYVEDLGSTNGTYLDRAKVTTAVRVPLGTPVRVGKTVIELRS comes from the coding sequence GTGCAGGGACTGATCCTGCAACTGACCCGTGCGGGGTTCCTTCTGCTGTTGTGGTTGTTCGTGTGGGCTGTGCTGCGCACATTGCGCAGCGACATCTACGCGGCATCCGGCATTCGGATTCAGCCCAGGGCCGCTCGCGGTTCCGCGGTGCTGCCTTCCTTCAGCCGGGGCCAGAAGGGCGCCAAATTTCTTGTGGTGACTCAGGGTTCACTCGCCGGCACCCGCATCTCGCTCGGCACCCAACCGGTGCTGATCGGGCGTGCGGACGATTCCACGCTGGTACTCACCGATGATTACGCCTCGACCAGGCATGCGCGGTTGTCTCCGCGTGGTGACGACTGGTACGTGGAGGACCTCGGCTCGACGAACGGCACCTACCTCGATCGCGCGAAAGTCACCACCGCCGTCCGCGTTCCGCTCGGCACGCCGGTCCGTGTCGGCAAGACAGTGATCGAGCTGCGATCGTGA
- a CDS encoding protein phosphatase 2C domain-containing protein: MTLVLRYAARSDRGLVRGNNEDSVYAGARLLALADGMGGHAAGEVASQLMIAALAHLDDDEPGDDLLGKLDAATREGNAAIADQVEEEPELDGMGTTLTAILFAGKKLGLVHIGDSRAYLLRGGELTQITRDDTFVQSLVDEGRITPEQAHTHPQRSLIMRALTGNEIEPTLIMRESRAGDRYLLCSDGLSDVVSDETIANTMREGTTDECADRLIELALRSGGPDNVTVVVADVIDLDYGQSHPIVAGAASGVDEDSPPPNTAAGRASALRPPRAAPRRAAAAPEPPAKKSHRLRWIVLALALVVAVCVGLVVGYKMIRSNYYVGADDGSVVILRGLPGSILGYSIHDVNLVGCVTRNGELTLTEPGADVPSSCKPLKVSDLKQTGRDQVDKGLPPGSLDKARDSMTYLAQRELLPPCPVKETAPQPGIVPPAEPAPPAPNGAPPAPATGAPAPAPAPEPGDARGSEIKTPTKSEAPAAPSSASPNPQTTGENCRVTD; the protein is encoded by the coding sequence GTGACACTCGTTCTCCGCTACGCAGCGCGCAGCGACCGCGGTCTCGTCCGAGGCAACAACGAAGACTCCGTGTACGCGGGCGCCCGCCTGCTGGCACTCGCCGACGGCATGGGTGGCCATGCCGCGGGAGAAGTCGCCTCGCAGTTGATGATCGCCGCGCTCGCCCACCTCGACGACGACGAGCCCGGCGACGATCTGCTCGGCAAGCTCGACGCGGCGACCCGGGAAGGCAACGCCGCCATCGCCGATCAGGTCGAGGAGGAGCCCGAGCTCGACGGCATGGGCACCACGCTCACCGCAATCCTGTTCGCGGGCAAGAAACTCGGGCTCGTGCACATCGGCGACTCGCGCGCCTACCTGTTGCGCGGCGGCGAGCTGACTCAGATCACCCGGGACGACACGTTCGTCCAGTCGCTGGTCGACGAGGGCAGAATCACACCGGAGCAGGCACACACGCATCCGCAGCGTTCGCTGATCATGCGCGCGCTCACCGGCAACGAGATCGAGCCTACGCTGATCATGCGCGAGTCGCGCGCCGGTGACCGCTACCTGCTGTGCTCCGACGGTCTCTCCGATGTGGTCAGCGACGAGACCATCGCGAACACGATGCGCGAGGGCACCACCGACGAGTGCGCCGACCGGCTCATCGAGCTGGCGTTGCGCAGCGGCGGTCCCGACAACGTGACCGTCGTCGTGGCCGACGTCATCGATCTGGACTACGGGCAGAGCCACCCGATCGTGGCGGGCGCCGCGTCCGGCGTCGACGAGGACTCGCCTCCGCCCAACACGGCCGCGGGCCGGGCGTCGGCGTTGCGTCCGCCGCGCGCCGCGCCGCGCCGGGCCGCCGCCGCCCCCGAACCGCCCGCGAAGAAGTCGCACCGGCTGCGCTGGATCGTGCTCGCACTCGCGCTCGTCGTCGCCGTCTGCGTGGGGCTCGTGGTCGGTTACAAGATGATTCGCAGCAACTACTACGTCGGCGCCGACGACGGCTCGGTGGTGATCCTGCGCGGGCTGCCCGGTTCGATCCTCGGTTACTCGATCCACGACGTGAATCTGGTCGGCTGCGTCACCCGCAACGGTGAACTCACCCTGACCGAGCCCGGCGCGGATGTGCCGTCCTCGTGCAAGCCGTTGAAGGTCAGCGATCTGAAGCAGACCGGACGCGATCAGGTGGACAAGGGGTTGCCGCCGGGTTCGCTGGACAAGGCCAGAGACTCGATGACCTATCTCGCCCAGCGCGAGCTGCTGCCGCCGTGCCCGGTCAAGGAGACGGCACCGCAGCCGGGCATCGTCCCGCCCGCCGAGCCCGCACCTCCCGCGCCCAACGGCGCGCCGCCCGCCCCGGCAACCGGTGCACCCGCGCCGGCCCCGGCGCCGGAACCGGGTGACGCCAGAGGCTCCGAGATCAAGACGCCGACGAAGTCGGAGGCTCCTGCCGCGCCGTCGAGCGCATCGCCGAACCCCCAGACCACGGGGGAGAACTGCCGGGTGACGGACTGA